The proteins below are encoded in one region of Chaetodon trifascialis isolate fChaTrf1 chromosome 11, fChaTrf1.hap1, whole genome shotgun sequence:
- the LOC139338794 gene encoding beta-1,3-galactosyltransferase 2-like, with amino-acid sequence MKWRRRHCCTYTANLLYLLSLLGVLVFLVQQVWLPKITGMPWWRGHPVVYGGGELHATKAKWNVSTQHSAWRFVIVPKPTFKADTNNSSHENEGVPSPPGDPLAASVEGELNGTVTHGPFTYIINEADKCAESRPAPFLVLLIATEARQVEARNAIRQTWGNESVAPALGFIRLFLLGKNEGELGILQQRMLEAESRRYHDIIQQDFMDSYKNLTIKTLMGMNWVAIHCPQASYVMKTDSDMFVNTEHLIYKLLRPEINPRKNYFTGSNMRGFAPNRNKNSKWYMPPELYPSEKYPTFCSGTGYVFSGDLAGKIYQASLSIRHLHLEDVYVGICLAKLGIEPTPPSNAFLFNHWRVSYSSCKYSHLITSHGFHPNELLKYWHHLQSNKHNACVNTLRARAGKTHSYKLNRERPAR; translated from the coding sequence ATGAAGTGGCGTCGACGCCATTGCTGTACATACACAGCTAACCTTCTctatctcctctctctgttggGTGTACTGGTCTTTCTGGTCCAACAGGTGTGGCTGCCTAAGATCACAGGTATGCCATGGTGGAGAGGCCATCCTGTTGTGTATGGAGGTGGTGAACTTCATGCCACCAAAGCCAAGTGGAATGTGAGCACCCAGCATTCAGCCTGGAGGTTTGTCATTGTTCCAAAGCCAACATTCAAGGCTGACACGAACAATAGCTCTCATGAGAACGAAGGTGTCCCCTCTCCTCCAGGAGACCCATTGGCAGCCAGTGTAGAGGGAGAACTCAACGGCACTGTAACCCATGGGCCTTTCACTTATATCATCAACGAGGCAGACAAATGTGCAGAGAGCAGGCCAGCGCCATTTCTAGTGTTGCTGATAGCTACTGAGGCTCGGCAGGTGGAGGCAAGAAATGCTATACGGCAGACATGGGGGAACGAGAGTGTGGCCCCTGCTCTGGGATTCATCCGGCTGTTTCTGCTGGGGAAAAATGAGGGAGAGCTGGGAATTTTACAACAGAGGATGCTAGAAGCAGAGAGTCGGAGATATCATGACATCATTCAGCAGGACTTCATGGATTCCTACAAAAACCTGACCATTAAGACACTGATGGGAATGAACTGGGTGGCAATTCACTGCCCGCAAGCCAGCTATGTAATGAAGACGGACAGTGACATGTTCGTCAACACAGAGCATCTCATTTACAAGCTGCTCAGGCCAGAAATTAACCCGAGGAAGAACTATTTCACAGGCAGTAACATGAGAGGCTTTGCACCAAACcgaaataaaaacagcaagtgGTACATGCCCCCTGAGCTGTACCCAAGTGAGAAGTATCCCACCTTCTGCTCTGGGACTGGCTATGTCTTCTCTGGAGACTTGGCGGGGAAAATCTATCAAGCATCGCTAAGTATCCGCCACCTGCATTTGGAGGATGTGTATGTGGGGATATGCCTGGCTAAGCTCGGGATTGAGCCCACTCCTCCATCCAATGCATTCCTATTCAACCACTGGCGGGTGTCCTATTCCAGCTGCAAGTACAGCCATCTGATAACGTCACATGGGTTTCACCCCAATGAACTACTGAAATACTGGCATCACCTGCAGAGCAACAAACACAATGCCTGCGTCAACACACTGAGGGCAAGAGCAGGCAAGACACACTCATACAAATTGAACAGAGAGAGACCAGCTCGATAA
- the ro60 gene encoding RNA-binding protein RO60, protein MEPSESTTISSSSNHALNSTGGGCPWEVNDRVRLCRFLCYGSEGDLYTAREEGHVSVQSAGALLCLLQDGRGAEVVEEIKRFAQDGRAVRPGPSFFALALCSQHSELKTRQAAFKALREVCRDPAHLFSFIQNKKELKEGMKCGMWGRALRKAVSDWYNEQDAVSLAAALTKCKQREGWSHQDLLRLSHTKPANDAIALISKYVTKGWKDVQVAYADKENSEEVVRVLSYLEVVERVRHSCDETEVINLIEEHKLEREHLLTDHLKSKQVWRALLKDMPLQSVLKILGKMTSNKILEPGSSETQAVCDRIQSETSLKKAKIHPFSLLLSSENYKRGQGYQGKTKWDPDSSILQAMDSAFYKSFTNVEPVGKRFVVAVDVSTSLSSIVPGTSVSTAVAAAAITMIFARTEADTDVLAYSEGALVPCSVSADMTLAQATVELVKTPGGSTDCTLPITWATENGKAVDVFIILTNNPLWTFAASPVESLKKHRQKSGANSKLVMCGLTSIGHAIADSEDRGLLSVCGFDLGALTVIRNLAQDLI, encoded by the exons ATGGAGCCATCGGAAAGTACCACCATATCTTCATCCAGCAACCACGCCCTGAACTCAACAGGTGGTGGCTGTCCCTGGGAGGTCAACGACAGGGTCAGACTGTGCCGCTTCCTCTGCTACGGCTCGGAGGGAGATCTGTACACTGCCAGAGAGGAGGGTCATGTCAGCGTGCAGAGCGCTGGAGCCctgctctgcctgctgcagGACGGCCGAGGCgctgaggtggtggaggagataAAAAGGTTCGCTCAGGATGGGCGTGCTGTCAGACCGGGCCCCTCCTTTTTTGCCTTGGCTTTGTGCTCCCAGCACTCAGAGCTGAAGACCAGACAGGCGGCGTTCAAAGCCCTGAGGGAAGTTTGTCGGGACCCTGCCcacctgttttctttcatccagAACAAGAAGGAATTGAAAGAGGGTATGAAGTGCGGGATGTGGGGACGGGCCCTGAGGAAAGCGGTGTCTGACTGGTACAATGAGCAAGATGCTGTGAgtctggctgcagctctgaccaaatgtaaacagagagaggggtggTCACACCAGGATCTGCTCAGGCTCTCTCACACCAAACCAGCTAATGATG ctaTCGCCTTGATCAGTAAATATGTAACAAAAGGTTGGAAAGACGTCCAGGTCGCGTACGCGGACAAAGAGAACTCAGAAGAGGTTGTCAGAGTGCTTTCGTATCTCGAAGTGGTGGAGAGGGTCAGGCACAGCTGTGATGAAACGGAGGTCATCAATTTAATAGAGGAACACAAACTGGAGAGGGAACACCTGCTGACAGACCACCTGAAGTCCAAACAG GTATGGAGAGCTTTGTTGAAGGACATGCCTCTCCAATCAGTGCTAAAGATCTTGGGTAAGATGACCTCAAACAAAATTCTCGAACCGGGAAGTTCAGAAACACAAGCTGTATGCGACAGAATCCAGAGCGAGACGTCGCTAAAGAAG GCAAAGATCCACCCTTTCAGCTTACTCTTGTCGTCTGAAAACTACAAAAGAGGCCAAGGCTATCAGGGAAAGACAAAGTGGGACCCAGACAGCAGCATCCTCCAAGCAATGGACTCTGCCTTTTACAAGAGTTTCACG AATGTGGAGCCTGTGGGTAAACGCTTCGTAGTGGCTGTAGACGTGAGCACATCGCTGAGCAGCATTGTCCCGGGGACGTCAGTCAGCACTGCTGTCGCTGCTGCAGCTATTACAATG ATTTTTGCAAGAACGGAGGCGGACACAGATGTGCTGGCCTACTCTGAAGGAGCTTTGGTCCcatgctctgtgtctgctgataTGACTCTCGCACAAGCAACAGTTGAACTGGTTAAG ACCCCAGGTGGGAGCACAGACTGCACCCTTCCCATCACGTGGGCCACAGAAAATGGGAAAGCAGTAGATGTGTTCATCATTCTGACCAACAACCCGCTGTGGACGTTTGCCGCCAGCCCAGTGGAGTCGCTAAAGAAGCACAGACAA AAATCAGGAGCCAATTCCAAGTTGGTGATGTGTGGGTTGACTTCCATCGGACACGCCATCGCAGACTCAGAAGACCGGGGATTGCTGAGCGTCTGTGGCTTTGACCTCGGAGCTTTGACCGTCATTCGCAACCTCGCCCAGGATCTGATCTGA